The proteins below are encoded in one region of Neisseria bacilliformis:
- the ispG gene encoding flavodoxin-dependent (E)-4-hydroxy-3-methylbut-2-enyl-diphosphate synthase: MNTPSRRQTHQVKIDHITVGSESPVVVQSMTNTDTADAAATAAQVRELSEAGSEMVRITVNNPDSAAKVAEIRQRLDDMGCNTPLVGDFHFNGERLLAEFPECGRALSKYRINPGNVGKGAKGDEKFAFMIRTAAENGKAVRIGVNWGSLDQSLAKRMMDANLASPAPQPPEAVMKEALIVSALESAEKAVALGLPEDKIILSCKVSAVQDLIQVYRELAARCRYPLHLGLTEAGMGSKGIVASTAALSVLLQEGIGDTIRISLTPEPGTSRTQEVVVAQEILQTMGLRSFTPMVTACPGCGRTTSTVFQELAQDIQRYLREQMIVWRLQYPGVENLNVAVMGCVVNGPGESKLADIGISLPGTGETPIAPVYVDGERKVTLKGDNLAAEFLAIVCEYVETNYGENGRKRDRSRIIPIQTA; the protein is encoded by the coding sequence CGATGCTGCGGCCACTGCCGCGCAGGTTAGGGAGCTGAGCGAAGCCGGTTCGGAAATGGTGCGGATTACGGTAAACAATCCCGACTCCGCCGCCAAAGTGGCCGAAATCCGGCAACGCTTGGACGACATGGGCTGCAACACGCCGCTGGTCGGCGATTTCCATTTCAACGGCGAACGGCTGCTGGCCGAATTTCCCGAATGCGGCAGGGCACTTTCCAAATACCGCATCAACCCGGGCAATGTCGGCAAAGGCGCGAAAGGCGACGAGAAATTCGCCTTTATGATCCGCACAGCGGCGGAAAACGGCAAAGCGGTACGCATCGGCGTCAACTGGGGTTCGCTCGACCAAAGCCTGGCCAAACGCATGATGGATGCCAATCTGGCATCGCCTGCGCCGCAGCCCCCCGAAGCCGTGATGAAGGAAGCTTTGATTGTTTCTGCGCTCGAATCGGCGGAAAAAGCCGTCGCGCTGGGTTTGCCGGAAGACAAAATCATCCTGTCGTGCAAAGTCAGCGCGGTGCAGGATCTGATACAGGTTTACCGCGAACTTGCCGCCCGCTGCCGCTATCCGCTGCATCTGGGGCTGACCGAAGCGGGCATGGGCAGCAAAGGCATCGTCGCTTCCACCGCCGCCTTGTCCGTATTGTTGCAGGAGGGTATCGGCGACACCATCCGCATCTCGCTGACGCCCGAACCCGGCACCTCGCGCACGCAGGAAGTGGTGGTGGCGCAGGAAATCTTGCAGACCATGGGCTTGCGCTCGTTTACACCCATGGTTACCGCCTGCCCCGGCTGCGGCCGCACCACCAGCACCGTGTTTCAGGAATTGGCGCAGGACATCCAGCGGTATCTGCGCGAGCAGATGATCGTTTGGCGTTTGCAGTATCCGGGTGTGGAAAACCTGAATGTGGCGGTGATGGGCTGCGTGGTGAACGGCCCGGGCGAGAGCAAGCTGGCCGACATCGGCATCAGCCTGCCGGGCACAGGCGAAACGCCGATTGCGCCGGTTTATGTGGACGGCGAGCGCAAAGTTACCCTCAAAGGCGACAATCTGGCAGCGGAATTTTTGGCGATCGTGTGCGAATACGTCGAAACCAACTACGGCGAAAACGGCAGAAAGCGCGACCGCAGCCGCATCATCCCGATTCAGACGGCCTGA